From a single Adhaeribacter swui genomic region:
- a CDS encoding NRAMP family divalent metal transporter, which yields MMNPDKKWSVLIGAAFLMATSAVGPGFLTQTTVFTQSLGASFGFVILASIVIDIGVQLNIWRIIIVSGKRAQDIANAVWPGLGTFISILIVLGGLAFNIGNVAGAGLGLQVLLGISPVLGAVLAAGMAIGIFLVKEAGKAMDLFAQILGLLMILLILYVVVTAHPPLEEAVVKTVAPNKLDVTAIITLVGGTVGGYITFAGGHRLLDAGLKGESALPQVKTSAVSGILVASVIRILLFLASLGVVAQGLPIEATNPPASVFALAAGNVGYKFFGMVMFAAAITSIVGSAYTSVSFLKSLSATVRNREKQIIIGFIVASTLIFITLGKPITLLIVAGAFNGFILPITLSTLLIAAYRKKVVGTYQHPVWLTLFGVLVVLVMAGMSLQVFWDQVQILLAD from the coding sequence ATGATGAATCCGGATAAAAAATGGAGTGTGCTGATAGGGGCAGCTTTTCTAATGGCAACTTCGGCCGTAGGACCTGGCTTTTTAACGCAAACCACTGTATTTACCCAATCCTTAGGGGCGAGTTTTGGGTTTGTAATTCTGGCCTCCATTGTTATTGATATTGGTGTGCAGCTAAATATCTGGCGAATTATTATTGTTTCGGGAAAGCGGGCGCAGGATATTGCCAATGCGGTGTGGCCAGGCTTAGGTACTTTTATTTCCATTTTAATTGTGCTGGGCGGTCTGGCCTTTAATATTGGCAACGTGGCCGGGGCTGGTTTGGGCTTGCAGGTGCTGCTGGGTATTTCGCCGGTGTTGGGTGCCGTTTTAGCTGCGGGTATGGCTATTGGTATTTTCCTGGTGAAAGAAGCGGGCAAAGCCATGGATTTATTTGCCCAGATTTTGGGTTTGCTCATGATTTTGTTAATCCTGTACGTGGTTGTTACGGCGCATCCTCCTTTAGAAGAAGCCGTGGTGAAAACCGTAGCACCAAATAAATTAGATGTAACGGCCATAATTACGTTAGTGGGTGGTACCGTAGGTGGTTATATTACCTTTGCTGGCGGACATCGGTTATTAGATGCCGGGTTAAAAGGCGAGAGCGCTTTACCCCAGGTAAAAACCAGTGCCGTTTCGGGTATTCTGGTAGCTTCTGTTATCCGGATTTTGTTGTTTTTAGCTTCGCTGGGAGTTGTGGCGCAAGGTTTGCCCATCGAGGCCACTAATCCGCCGGCTTCGGTTTTTGCTTTAGCCGCTGGGAATGTAGGTTATAAATTTTTTGGAATGGTTATGTTTGCGGCCGCCATTACCTCTATTGTTGGTTCGGCTTATACGTCCGTATCATTTTTAAAATCTTTAAGTGCTACTGTCCGGAACCGCGAAAAACAGATCATTATAGGCTTTATTGTAGCTTCTACCCTTATTTTTATCACCCTAGGTAAACCAATAACGCTGCTTATTGTAGCCGGCGCTTTCAATGGGTTTATTTTACCAATAACCTTAAGTACCTTATTAATTGCTGCCTACCGGAAAAAGGTAGTGGGCACGTACCAGCATCCGGTTTGGCTCACCTTGTTTGGCGTACTGGTTGTTCTGGTAATGGCCGGTATGAGCCTGCAGGTGTTTTGGGACCAGGTACAAATTTTATTGGCCGATTAA